A genome region from Armatimonadota bacterium includes the following:
- a CDS encoding BMP family ABC transporter substrate-binding protein produces the protein MERARCRRRGLAPIRMVVALFVLAVLFAGSGGATTAPASAGAATPITLAILHFSVIKGTTWSGAHHRAAQRIAQKYPNVKYVYREEVGPDSTNPFAEELIRQGANIVVGNAEFMGLPLRDIADKYPNVYFASVVASDISTKRNFIRFFPRQYQALYLEGLIAAALTRTGNIGIVSAFPNIQVIRRTAGFYLGVQDGAKALNKKVNVYVKYVGDWYKPAEEREIATTLVTQYKADVITQQTDSGSPLDVAQERKIWFVGKDMDTVGFYKWSSTDTVAVSFDTRWEVLYDRMVRDFMAGKQNPANFLYLGMKDTMTLADGTVESAVDIMNNLKVGVDAISPKARPLIPASIITLVRQRRDQMMKGTWDPFEEHAFVSNGTGLALKDLPIPAKGTVVKKAGTKPTDQWLLGKFNFDLEGMTILK, from the coding sequence ATGGAACGCGCTCGTTGCAGGCGGAGGGGGCTCGCTCCGATCCGGATGGTCGTCGCGCTGTTCGTGCTCGCGGTACTGTTCGCCGGATCCGGAGGCGCGACGACGGCGCCGGCTTCGGCGGGAGCGGCCACACCGATAACGCTGGCCATCCTGCACTTCAGCGTGATCAAGGGGACGACCTGGTCCGGCGCCCATCACCGCGCCGCCCAGCGCATCGCCCAGAAGTACCCCAACGTGAAGTACGTCTACCGCGAAGAGGTGGGGCCGGACTCCACCAATCCCTTCGCCGAAGAACTCATCCGGCAGGGCGCCAACATCGTGGTGGGCAACGCGGAGTTCATGGGGCTGCCGCTCCGGGACATTGCCGACAAGTACCCCAACGTCTACTTCGCTTCGGTCGTGGCCAGCGACATCAGCACCAAACGGAACTTCATCCGGTTCTTCCCCCGGCAGTATCAGGCGCTCTACCTGGAAGGGCTGATCGCGGCGGCGCTCACCCGCACCGGCAACATCGGCATCGTCTCCGCCTTCCCCAACATCCAGGTCATCCGACGCACCGCCGGCTTCTACCTGGGCGTCCAGGACGGGGCGAAGGCGCTCAACAAGAAGGTGAACGTCTATGTGAAGTACGTGGGCGACTGGTACAAGCCGGCCGAAGAGCGGGAGATCGCCACGACCCTGGTCACCCAGTACAAGGCGGATGTGATCACCCAGCAGACGGACTCCGGCTCGCCGCTGGACGTGGCCCAGGAGCGGAAGATCTGGTTCGTGGGCAAGGACATGGACACCGTGGGGTTCTACAAGTGGTCCAGCACCGACACGGTGGCGGTCTCCTTCGACACCCGCTGGGAGGTCCTTTACGACCGCATGGTGCGCGACTTCATGGCCGGCAAGCAGAACCCGGCCAACTTCCTCTACCTCGGCATGAAGGACACCATGACGCTGGCCGACGGCACGGTGGAGAGCGCCGTGGACATCATGAACAACCTGAAGGTGGGCGTGGACGCCATCAGCCCCAAGGCCCGCCCGCTCATCCCGGCGTCGATCATCACCCTGGTGCGGCAGCGGCGCGACCAGATGATGAAGGGCACCTGGGATCCCTTTGAAGAGCACGCCTTCGTCAGCAACGGCACCGGCCTGGCGCTCAAAGATCTCCCGATCCCGGCCAAGGGGACGGTGGTGAAGAAGGCCGGGACGAAGCCCACGGACCAGTGGCTGCTCGGGAAGTTCAACTTCGACCTCGAGGGGATGACCATTCTGAAGTAG
- a CDS encoding ABC transporter ATP-binding protein → MTASEPILAARGITKRFPGVLALDRVDFEVYPGEIHAVLGQNGAGKTTLMNILFGLVQPDDGVLYLEGRPVRFRSPHDALARGIGMVHQTRRLVAAHTVLENIVLGHPALRGLLNLRRARAEVQALCDRYGVAVDLGARVWQLSEGERQWVEILKALHRGARILILDEPTSVLTPPEVKMLLAGLRAMVRDQGVTVLLVTHKLPTVMAASRRVTVLRSGRVVAHLPTSRATEDTLIQHMIGRDVVSPTGGRSPGAGPPLLEVEHLAAFNDKGLLSLRGISFELRAGEILGVAGVTGNGQEELAQVLAGLRPAAAGRLRLAGRDVTHSSPLERWRLGVGYIPAERTEVASIAAFSLVENTALTYHFDPAFTRRGLLDESALTHLTRRIMATFGVKAPHQRVRAQHLSGGNLQKLILGRVLSRNPRLVIAHLPTQGLDVEAAAFVRSALLDAREAGAAVLLISEDLDEILSLSDRVAPIYEGRLMAVLPRHGADAEAVGAMMAGRSMQEAGVP, encoded by the coding sequence GTGACCGCGTCCGAGCCCATCCTCGCCGCCCGAGGGATCACCAAGCGCTTCCCCGGGGTGCTGGCCCTGGACCGGGTGGACTTCGAGGTGTACCCCGGGGAGATCCACGCCGTCCTGGGCCAGAACGGCGCCGGCAAGACCACGTTGATGAACATCCTGTTCGGCCTGGTCCAGCCGGATGACGGGGTGCTGTACCTCGAGGGACGCCCGGTGCGCTTTCGCTCCCCCCATGACGCCCTGGCCCGGGGCATCGGGATGGTCCACCAGACCCGGCGACTGGTGGCCGCGCACACCGTGCTGGAGAACATCGTGCTCGGACATCCCGCCCTGCGCGGACTGCTCAACCTACGCCGCGCCCGCGCCGAGGTCCAGGCGCTGTGCGACCGCTACGGCGTCGCCGTGGACCTCGGGGCGCGCGTCTGGCAGCTCTCCGAAGGCGAGCGGCAGTGGGTGGAAATCCTCAAGGCCCTGCACCGCGGGGCGCGGATCCTGATCCTCGACGAACCGACGTCGGTCCTGACCCCGCCCGAGGTGAAGATGCTGCTGGCCGGGCTGCGGGCCATGGTCCGCGATCAGGGAGTCACCGTGCTGCTGGTCACCCACAAACTCCCCACCGTCATGGCCGCCAGCCGGCGCGTCACGGTCCTGAGGTCGGGCCGCGTGGTGGCGCACCTGCCCACCTCCCGGGCCACGGAGGACACGCTGATCCAGCACATGATCGGCCGCGACGTGGTCTCACCCACGGGAGGCCGGTCGCCGGGGGCCGGCCCGCCGCTGTTGGAGGTGGAACACCTCGCCGCCTTCAACGACAAGGGACTGCTTTCGCTGCGCGGGATCAGCTTCGAGCTGCGGGCAGGGGAGATTTTGGGCGTGGCGGGCGTGACGGGGAACGGTCAGGAAGAACTGGCCCAGGTCCTGGCCGGCCTGCGCCCGGCGGCCGCGGGACGCCTGCGCCTGGCCGGCCGAGATGTCACCCACTCTTCGCCGCTGGAGCGCTGGCGGCTGGGCGTCGGCTACATTCCCGCGGAGCGCACCGAAGTGGCGTCCATCGCCGCCTTCTCCCTGGTCGAGAATACCGCCCTGACCTACCACTTCGACCCGGCCTTCACGCGCCGCGGTCTCCTCGACGAAAGCGCGCTGACGCATCTCACCCGGCGCATCATGGCCACGTTCGGCGTGAAGGCGCCGCACCAGCGCGTTAGGGCGCAGCACCTGTCGGGCGGGAATCTTCAGAAGCTCATCCTGGGCCGTGTGCTCTCCCGCAACCCCCGACTGGTCATCGCCCACCTGCCGACCCAGGGGCTGGACGTGGAGGCCGCCGCCTTCGTCCGCTCCGCCCTGCTGGACGCCAGGGAGGCCGGCGCGGCCGTCCTCCTGATCTCGGAGGACCTGGACGAAATCCTGTCGCTCAGCGACAGGGTGGCGCCGATCTACGAAGGGCGCCTTATGGCCGTGCTCCCCCGCCACGGGGCCGACGCGGAGGCCGTGGGGGCCATGATGGCGGGGCGGTCGATGCAGGAGGCCGGCGTGCCGTGA
- a CDS encoding ABC transporter permease codes for MRLGRFELLLEPRAQLSAISAVLTAVLAIVLALALSSVLFMSAEGGVVSGYRVLFSYAFFNLSGLLATLQRAVYLLFCTYAFLVPLRAGLWNIGLPGQVFAGALAAFAVPLLLSPGRPPALPPALVIGIMVVAAAVAGAVLGGFSGILRARLQVNEILVTMMLNSIFFWLVSYMIKEGGPLMGATAEGESFSLPPALYAPLLGGLPFTALLALGAAVCLDLLFAKTALGYRIRALGENPAAARYGGILPVALSLTVFVLGGAFAGVAGYHYFAALPGLYKIPGNYGFYGDLAFYGIISALIARGSSLAAVPIAVLFAGLSLGARFAQGALHLPFGVDYALLGLLMMTFVGSQVVYNFRLSWRRLPAGAAAAVAPRIPEA; via the coding sequence GTGAGGCTGGGCCGGTTTGAACTGCTGCTCGAACCCCGGGCGCAGCTGTCGGCGATCTCCGCCGTCCTCACCGCCGTCCTGGCCATCGTCCTGGCCCTGGCGCTGAGCAGCGTCCTCTTCATGTCGGCCGAAGGCGGCGTCGTCTCGGGGTACCGGGTCCTCTTCTCCTACGCCTTCTTCAACCTCTCCGGCCTGCTGGCCACCCTGCAGCGTGCGGTCTACCTCCTGTTCTGCACCTATGCCTTCCTCGTGCCGCTGCGGGCGGGGCTGTGGAACATCGGCCTGCCCGGCCAGGTCTTCGCCGGAGCGCTGGCGGCCTTCGCCGTCCCCCTCCTCCTGTCGCCGGGCCGCCCTCCCGCGCTGCCGCCCGCCCTCGTCATCGGCATCATGGTGGTCGCCGCCGCCGTCGCCGGGGCGGTGCTGGGCGGATTCTCCGGCATTCTGCGGGCCCGGCTGCAGGTGAACGAGATCCTGGTCACCATGATGCTGAACTCGATCTTCTTCTGGCTGGTCTCCTACATGATCAAGGAGGGAGGCCCGCTCATGGGGGCGACGGCCGAGGGGGAGAGTTTCAGCCTGCCGCCCGCCCTGTACGCGCCCCTCCTCGGCGGCCTCCCCTTCACGGCGCTGCTGGCGCTGGGCGCCGCGGTCTGCCTGGACCTGCTGTTCGCGAAGACGGCGCTGGGCTACCGCATCCGGGCCCTGGGCGAGAATCCGGCGGCGGCACGGTACGGCGGCATCCTCCCTGTGGCCCTGTCGCTGACGGTCTTCGTGCTGGGCGGCGCCTTCGCCGGCGTGGCCGGGTACCACTACTTCGCCGCCCTGCCGGGCCTCTACAAGATCCCGGGGAACTACGGCTTCTACGGGGACCTGGCCTTCTACGGCATCATCTCGGCGTTGATCGCGCGCGGGTCGTCGCTGGCCGCCGTCCCCATCGCGGTGCTGTTCGCCGGCCTGTCGCTGGGCGCCCGGTTCGCTCAGGGGGCGCTGCACCTGCCCTTCGGCGTGGACTATGCGCTGCTGGGTCTCCTCATGATGACCTTCGTGGGCTCGCAGGTCGTGTACAACTTCCGTCTGTCCTGGCGGCGCCTTCCGGCCGGCGCGGCGGCGGCCGTGGCGCCGCGGATTCCGGAGGCCTGA
- a CDS encoding ABC transporter permease, producing MWELLARSLEASTIFLFAGLGELIDQRSGVLNVGLEGVMLFGGTAAFITAQTTGSYPLGFAAGLAVGALLGVAHGFFSISLRGDQVVSGMGLWILSFGLTTFLGSRYTGPLGLPRIPAVAGLSPFFPLGVLLIAAGWVLLFRTSLGLAVRSAGENPAAAEASGVNVAAIRYLCVTVGGALAGLSGATYTLSYNPVWTYNFLMGWGFVSLALVFFSMWNPWILLAGATLFGLMWQLSLSPELVLPGVLSRYIWRTVPFAITIPILVVISTSWFRTRWGLARPEALGRPYVKG from the coding sequence ATGTGGGAGCTGCTGGCCCGGAGCCTGGAGGCCTCGACGATCTTCCTCTTCGCGGGCCTGGGCGAGCTCATCGACCAGCGCTCGGGCGTCCTCAATGTGGGGCTCGAGGGCGTCATGCTCTTCGGCGGCACCGCGGCGTTCATCACGGCGCAGACCACGGGCAGCTATCCGCTGGGCTTTGCCGCAGGGCTGGCCGTCGGGGCCCTGCTCGGCGTGGCCCACGGCTTCTTCTCCATCAGTTTGCGCGGCGACCAGGTGGTCAGCGGCATGGGGCTGTGGATCCTGAGTTTCGGGCTGACCACCTTTCTCGGCAGCCGATACACCGGACCGCTGGGGCTGCCGCGCATCCCCGCGGTGGCCGGCCTGTCGCCGTTCTTCCCCCTGGGCGTGCTCCTGATCGCCGCCGGCTGGGTGCTGCTCTTCCGGACGAGCCTGGGGCTGGCCGTCCGCTCCGCGGGGGAGAATCCGGCGGCGGCGGAGGCGTCCGGCGTGAACGTCGCGGCCATCCGCTACCTGTGCGTGACGGTGGGGGGCGCGCTGGCGGGGTTGTCCGGGGCCACCTACACCCTGTCCTACAACCCGGTCTGGACCTACAACTTCCTGATGGGCTGGGGATTCGTCAGCCTGGCGCTGGTCTTCTTCTCGATGTGGAATCCGTGGATTCTGCTGGCCGGCGCCACGCTGTTCGGCCTCATGTGGCAGCTCTCCCTGAGCCCGGAACTGGTGCTGCCGGGCGTCCTCTCCCGCTACATCTGGCGCACGGTGCCCTTCGCCATCACCATCCCGATCCTGGTCGTCATCTCCACGTCCTGGTTCCGCACCCGCTGGGGGCTGGCCCGCCCCGAAGCGCTGGGGCGACCCTACGTCAAGGGCTAA
- a CDS encoding HD domain-containing phosphohydrolase, translating into MRFDPTSLRSRVAGRIFSLFILCALLPLGALAVLAFHHVSGQLTAHGEQQLRQVSKAQGMSIFERLSFLDAELRLIAAMLDGVAAFPTGPSAALQADLEERFAGVDLVAADGRRRPLRGRIQTPRPLTAQEYRHLQTGRSVISTAPCGQTAPCVFMSRNVDPARPERGMLVGQIRPAYLWEVDGLPAFVDLCVLDQANRVLFCSSDPPPVLPQEALEAVRRSTAGRFRWVRDDGEYLADYWTVYLRPAFFTPRWVVVVSQARSDVLAPLANFRRLFLLITFLALWVVVLLSLTQIRRNLVPLEKLREATRRIANQDFQTRVTVTSGDEFQELAASLNVMTARLGRQFASLKAINEIDRAILSSWEPSRIVEAVLVYLRDLLPHDGVSISLLQGAPPVGATTYLRTAVDGEVRLEILLAPGDLRDLFDHPEVWIPDGREVLPPYLAPLAARGMRSFLVAPIFLDGAAAAVISLGHPVPVHSEEDVRLVRQVADQVAVALSNARLVAELRQLHWGTLTALARAIDAKSPWTSGHSERVTDLATAIARTMGLSAAELEILRRGGLLHDIGKIGTPGDILDKPGKLTEEEQREVQAHVAIGARILEPIPGFEACLPIVRQHHEWFDGSGYPEGLKGEAISLHARVLAVADTYDALVSSRPYRRGLHPEQAVEVIRKGAGTQFDPRVVEAFLQVVAGDPARWSGQRAARRSARDAGTAGLLPVGAQPAPGESR; encoded by the coding sequence ATGAGATTCGACCCGACCTCTCTGCGCAGCCGCGTCGCCGGTCGGATCTTCTCCCTGTTCATCCTGTGCGCGCTGTTGCCTCTCGGTGCGCTGGCCGTCCTCGCCTTCCACCACGTCAGCGGGCAGCTGACGGCCCACGGCGAGCAGCAACTCCGCCAGGTCAGCAAGGCGCAGGGCATGAGCATCTTCGAGCGACTGTCCTTCCTCGACGCCGAACTGCGGCTGATCGCGGCCATGCTGGACGGCGTGGCCGCCTTTCCGACCGGGCCGTCGGCCGCCCTGCAGGCGGACCTGGAGGAGCGGTTCGCAGGTGTGGACCTCGTCGCCGCCGACGGTCGGCGGCGGCCCCTCCGGGGACGGATCCAGACTCCGCGGCCGCTGACGGCCCAGGAATACCGACACCTGCAGACCGGGAGGAGCGTGATTTCAACGGCACCCTGCGGGCAGACCGCCCCCTGCGTCTTCATGAGCCGGAACGTCGACCCGGCGCGTCCGGAGCGGGGCATGCTGGTCGGCCAGATCAGGCCGGCCTACCTGTGGGAGGTCGACGGGCTTCCCGCCTTTGTCGATCTCTGTGTCCTCGATCAGGCGAACCGGGTGCTGTTCTGTTCCTCCGACCCGCCCCCCGTGCTGCCGCAGGAGGCGCTGGAGGCGGTGCGCCGCTCCACGGCGGGGCGCTTCCGGTGGGTGCGCGACGACGGGGAGTACCTGGCCGACTACTGGACCGTCTACCTCAGGCCCGCGTTTTTCACGCCGCGGTGGGTCGTGGTCGTGAGCCAGGCCCGCAGCGACGTGCTGGCGCCCCTGGCGAACTTCCGGCGGCTCTTCCTGCTCATCACCTTCCTGGCGCTGTGGGTTGTGGTGCTGCTCAGCCTGACCCAGATCAGGCGGAACCTGGTGCCGCTGGAGAAGCTGCGCGAGGCGACGCGACGGATCGCCAACCAGGACTTCCAGACCCGCGTCACCGTCACCAGCGGCGACGAGTTCCAGGAGCTGGCTGCCTCCCTGAATGTGATGACCGCCCGGTTGGGCCGGCAGTTCGCCTCTCTAAAGGCGATCAATGAGATCGACCGGGCGATTCTCTCCTCGTGGGAACCCTCGCGCATCGTGGAAGCGGTGCTGGTCTACCTGCGCGACCTCCTTCCCCACGACGGCGTCAGCATCAGCCTGCTGCAGGGTGCCCCGCCGGTCGGGGCGACCACGTATCTCCGTACGGCCGTCGACGGCGAGGTCCGCCTGGAGATCCTCCTGGCCCCCGGCGATCTGCGGGATCTGTTCGACCATCCCGAGGTCTGGATCCCCGACGGGCGGGAGGTCCTGCCGCCCTACCTCGCGCCGCTGGCCGCCCGCGGGATGCGTTCCTTTCTCGTCGCGCCCATCTTCCTGGACGGGGCGGCCGCCGCGGTCATCAGCCTGGGGCACCCCGTCCCGGTCCATTCCGAAGAAGACGTGCGGCTGGTCCGGCAGGTCGCGGACCAGGTGGCGGTGGCGCTCTCCAACGCCCGCCTGGTCGCGGAACTCCGCCAGCTGCATTGGGGTACCTTGACCGCCCTGGCTCGCGCCATCGACGCCAAGTCGCCGTGGACTTCGGGTCACTCCGAGCGTGTCACCGACCTGGCCACGGCCATCGCTCGGACGATGGGCCTGTCGGCGGCGGAGCTGGAGATCCTCCGTCGCGGCGGGCTGCTCCACGATATCGGCAAGATCGGCACCCCCGGGGACATTCTGGACAAGCCCGGGAAGCTGACGGAAGAAGAGCAGCGGGAGGTTCAGGCGCACGTCGCCATCGGAGCGCGCATCCTGGAGCCGATCCCCGGGTTCGAGGCGTGCCTGCCCATCGTCCGCCAGCACCACGAATGGTTCGACGGATCAGGCTATCCTGAAGGCCTCAAGGGGGAGGCGATCAGCCTGCACGCCCGCGTGCTGGCTGTGGCCGATACCTATGACGCGCTGGTTTCCAGCCGACCGTACCGGCGCGGTCTGCATCCCGAGCAGGCCGTGGAGGTCATCAGGAAGGGCGCCGGAACACAGTTCGACCCGCGGGTGGTCGAGGCGTTTCTCCAGGTGGTGGCCGGGGACCCGGCGCGTTGGTCCGGCCAGCGGGCGGCACGGCGTTCCGCGCGGGATGCCGGGACGGCAGGTCTCCTTCCGGTGGGGGCGCAGCCGGCGCCCGGGGAGTCCCGATGA
- a CDS encoding prepilin-type N-terminal cleavage/methylation domain-containing protein, translated as MPDEVELRRASPDSGCPGPRHHGFTLIELVVAAAIVLTVAAILVPNLRSALEAARIARAVADIRTLESEIGAYELATGSLPRTLADLGRSSRDPWGAPYQYLNFAEVKGKGQMRKDRFLVPLNTAYDLYSVGKDGKSAPALTAGVSQDDIIRANDGAYVGLASQY; from the coding sequence ATGCCCGACGAGGTCGAGCTCCGCCGCGCGTCCCCGGACTCGGGGTGTCCCGGGCCGCGACATCACGGGTTCACCCTGATCGAGCTCGTCGTCGCCGCCGCCATCGTCCTGACCGTCGCCGCCATCCTCGTCCCCAATCTCCGCTCCGCTCTGGAGGCGGCCCGGATCGCCCGCGCCGTCGCCGACATCCGCACCCTGGAGTCCGAGATCGGCGCCTACGAGCTCGCCACCGGTTCGCTGCCGCGCACGCTCGCCGACCTCGGGAGAAGCTCCCGTGATCCCTGGGGTGCGCCCTATCAGTACCTGAACTTCGCGGAGGTCAAGGGCAAAGGGCAGATGCGGAAGGACCGTTTCCTGGTGCCGCTCAACACGGCCTACGACCTCTACAGCGTGGGCAAGGACGGGAAGAGCGCTCCGGCCCTGACGGCCGGCGTCAGTCAGGACGACATCATCCGCGCCAACGACGGCGCCTATGTGGGCCTGGCGTCCCAGTACTGA
- the iolN gene encoding 3-dehydro-scyllo-inosose hydrolase has protein sequence MSQAPTGGSRRPAPDLWFEDTAVGRLKRAIWEASDEEIDAILADYGVPSPCEWATPGAYIQTTIRHQLEANRRKNDIVLIPVGSTENHGQAMVSAVDTLYASMICEGVRRYTAKRGAPVNLALPPLMYGAHPYHHLGMPGTVILRDEVAKEVMIDVMLGLWNDGFRKQIIVNNHGQLWVLEGAVQEFCRRYRLPGVFRVVDWHRAVREFFRPREQGGVFDTPFVHADEAETSLSLFLYPEMVDMAYAVDTEPVALLPGGHFDTAVDAYRRPHRWSEGEGHAAIEIKGTPQGVVGRATRGEAWKAKRPLAAILRYLTLVHDEILERYPPGTVPPPELISLRDPTELEPYLKEPLSPGWKSVYELPMLGQR, from the coding sequence ATGAGCCAGGCACCGACAGGAGGGTCACGCCGGCCTGCTCCGGATCTCTGGTTCGAAGACACCGCGGTGGGCCGGCTGAAGCGGGCGATCTGGGAGGCCAGCGACGAGGAGATCGACGCCATTCTCGCCGACTACGGCGTGCCCTCCCCGTGCGAGTGGGCCACACCCGGCGCGTACATCCAGACCACGATCCGGCACCAGTTGGAGGCCAACCGCCGCAAGAACGACATCGTGCTCATCCCGGTCGGATCCACCGAGAACCACGGTCAGGCCATGGTCAGCGCGGTGGATACGCTGTATGCCAGCATGATCTGCGAGGGGGTGCGACGGTACACGGCGAAACGCGGCGCTCCCGTCAACCTGGCCCTGCCCCCGCTGATGTACGGGGCGCATCCCTACCACCACCTGGGGATGCCCGGGACCGTCATCCTGCGGGACGAGGTGGCAAAGGAAGTGATGATCGATGTGATGCTGGGGCTGTGGAACGACGGCTTCCGCAAACAGATCATCGTCAACAACCACGGGCAGCTGTGGGTTCTGGAGGGCGCGGTGCAGGAGTTCTGCCGGCGGTACCGGCTGCCCGGAGTGTTCCGGGTGGTGGACTGGCACCGGGCGGTGCGGGAATTCTTCCGCCCCCGGGAGCAGGGCGGCGTCTTCGACACGCCCTTTGTCCACGCCGATGAGGCGGAGACCTCGCTGTCGCTGTTCCTCTACCCGGAGATGGTGGACATGGCCTACGCCGTGGATACCGAGCCGGTGGCCCTCCTGCCGGGCGGACACTTCGACACTGCGGTGGACGCCTACCGCCGTCCCCACCGGTGGAGCGAGGGCGAGGGGCACGCCGCGATCGAGATCAAAGGGACGCCCCAGGGCGTCGTGGGGCGGGCCACCAGGGGCGAGGCGTGGAAGGCCAAGCGGCCCCTGGCCGCGATCCTCCGCTACCTGACGCTGGTGCACGATGAGATCCTGGAGCGGTACCCGCCCGGGACGGTGCCGCCGCCCGAGCTGATCTCCCTGCGCGATCCCACGGAGCTGGAGCCCTACCTGAAAGAGCCGTTGAGCCCGGGCTGGAAGTCGGTGTACGAGCTGCCCATGCTCGGGCAGCGGTAG
- the tdh gene encoding L-threonine 3-dehydrogenase: MRAVVKARPGPGLDLEEHPVPEPGRDEVLIRVRAASICGTDLHIWRWDPWAQRRIRPPVIVGHEVCGEVAAVGSDVTGIDTGTLVSAESHVVCGVCDLCRTGRGHLCRNTRILGVDRDGGFAEYVTIPAINAWPNPPEMPAEIAALQENFGNAVHTAFQVDLRARKVLVTGCGPVGVMAIAVAKAIGARAVYATDVSPYRLDLARTMGADAVCNPTESNVVQTVLDLTEGEGVDVLLEMSGAPSALREGLELLKPGGEAALLGLPGRPVELDLDTLVIFKGITVHGIVGRRLWETWYQARGLLRARAFDLTPLVTHRFPLDRFEEAFELMASGQCGKVVLVP, from the coding sequence ATGCGCGCCGTCGTGAAGGCCCGGCCCGGGCCCGGACTGGACCTGGAAGAACATCCTGTCCCCGAGCCCGGGCGCGACGAGGTCCTGATCCGCGTCCGGGCGGCTTCCATCTGCGGCACGGACCTGCATATCTGGCGCTGGGATCCGTGGGCGCAGCGCCGCATCCGTCCGCCCGTGATCGTGGGACACGAGGTCTGCGGCGAGGTCGCGGCGGTCGGCAGCGACGTGACCGGGATCGATACCGGAACGCTGGTCTCGGCGGAGAGCCATGTCGTCTGCGGCGTCTGCGACCTGTGCCGGACCGGGCGGGGCCACCTCTGCCGCAACACGCGCATCCTGGGCGTGGACCGCGACGGCGGCTTCGCCGAATACGTGACGATCCCCGCCATCAACGCCTGGCCGAACCCGCCGGAGATGCCGGCGGAGATCGCCGCGCTGCAGGAGAACTTCGGCAACGCGGTGCACACGGCGTTCCAGGTGGACCTCCGCGCCAGGAAGGTGCTGGTCACCGGCTGCGGCCCCGTGGGCGTGATGGCCATCGCCGTGGCCAAGGCCATCGGCGCGCGGGCCGTTTATGCCACCGACGTCAGCCCCTACCGGCTCGACCTGGCCCGGACCATGGGGGCCGACGCCGTCTGCAACCCCACGGAGTCCAACGTGGTCCAGACCGTCCTGGACCTCACCGAGGGCGAAGGCGTCGATGTGTTGCTGGAGATGTCCGGGGCGCCCTCAGCGCTGCGGGAGGGCCTGGAGCTCCTCAAGCCCGGGGGCGAAGCGGCGCTCCTCGGCCTGCCGGGGCGGCCGGTGGAACTCGATCTCGACACCCTGGTCATCTTCAAGGGCATCACCGTGCACGGCATCGTCGGCCGGCGGCTGTGGGAGACCTGGTACCAGGCCCGCGGGCTGCTGCGGGCCCGTGCCTTCGACCTGACCCCACTGGTGACTCACCGCTTCCCGCTGGACCGGTTCGAAGAGGCCTTTGAGTTGATGGCCTCGGGGCAGTGCGGCAAGGTCGTCCTGGTGCCCTGA
- a CDS encoding DMT family transporter: MRGELLALLAALAFALSIVYSRRFMVPGHSAGGPVAPEVGVFVSMLSNVVVFGGLAVWEIARGSHRLLTAHAVVFFVLGGVAGTFIGRNLAYQSVLRIGPSRSTAIRLSNTLFAVLVGLVFLRELPRALQLAGAALVTAGLWLVVSRERQQQSRVDGLGVLAALASAVAFAVGDSLRRAGLSLTPSPVLGAAIGASVAFLGQATWLSVRMPRFPRRELGNRDVLISALSNTAAILLLFMALQRSPVANVSALYNLQVLLVIFLSRRLLPVDEEIGVRVAVGSVTSLLGSLAILFG, translated from the coding sequence ATGAGAGGGGAACTGCTGGCGCTTCTGGCCGCCCTGGCCTTTGCCCTGAGCATTGTCTATTCCCGGCGGTTCATGGTTCCCGGCCACTCCGCCGGCGGCCCGGTGGCTCCTGAAGTCGGGGTCTTCGTCAGCATGCTCTCCAACGTCGTGGTCTTCGGCGGTCTGGCCGTCTGGGAGATCGCCAGGGGCAGCCATCGCCTGCTCACCGCGCACGCCGTGGTGTTCTTCGTCCTGGGCGGCGTCGCCGGGACTTTTATCGGGCGGAACCTGGCCTATCAGAGTGTGCTGCGGATCGGACCCTCGCGGTCCACGGCGATCCGGCTGTCCAACACGCTGTTCGCCGTGCTGGTCGGCCTGGTGTTTCTGCGGGAACTGCCGCGGGCCCTCCAGCTGGCCGGAGCGGCCCTGGTCACCGCCGGGCTGTGGCTGGTGGTGAGCCGGGAGCGGCAGCAACAATCCCGCGTCGACGGCCTGGGCGTCCTGGCCGCGCTGGCCTCGGCGGTCGCCTTTGCCGTGGGCGATTCACTGAGGCGCGCCGGGCTCAGCCTTACGCCCTCGCCGGTACTCGGGGCGGCCATCGGCGCCTCCGTGGCCTTTCTCGGGCAGGCCACCTGGCTCTCGGTACGGATGCCGCGCTTCCCCCGTCGGGAGCTGGGGAATCGTGACGTGCTGATCAGCGCGCTGAGCAACACCGCCGCCATCCTGCTGCTGTTCATGGCGCTGCAGCGGAGCCCCGTGGCCAACGTCTCCGCGCTCTACAACCTCCAGGTGCTGCTCGTCATCTTCCTCAGCCGTCGGCTCCTGCCCGTGGATGAGGAGATCGGGGTGCGCGTCGCCGTGGGCAGCGTGACCTCGCTGCTGGGCAGCCTGGCCATCCTCTTCGGGTAG